The Hymenobacter sp. DG01 genome has a segment encoding these proteins:
- the argB gene encoding acetylglutamate kinase produces MRESLKIFKIGGGIIDDDAQLRQFLTELARIPGSKILVHGGGKGASQMLQSLGIEPKMVQGRRITDAPTLDIVTMFYAGKTNKQVVALLQAAGVNALGLSGADGNVIRAVKRPVVDVDYGFVGDLPADAVHVELLHQLLQAGLMPVFCAITHDGQGQLLNTNADTIASALARALAVAYEVELHFCFEKDGVLRDLNDDASVIPQITAEEYQQFKAAGVIAAGMVPKLDNAFAALEAGVERVVIENALRINEPVKTVLCVS; encoded by the coding sequence ATGCGCGAAAGCCTGAAAATTTTTAAGATTGGCGGCGGCATCATTGACGACGATGCGCAGCTGCGCCAGTTTCTGACGGAGCTGGCCCGCATTCCGGGGTCCAAAATATTGGTGCACGGTGGCGGCAAAGGCGCCAGCCAGATGCTGCAAAGCCTCGGGATTGAGCCGAAAATGGTGCAGGGCCGCCGCATTACCGACGCCCCTACCCTCGACATCGTGACCATGTTCTACGCCGGCAAAACCAACAAGCAGGTGGTGGCGCTGCTGCAGGCGGCCGGCGTGAATGCCCTTGGGCTTTCCGGCGCCGACGGTAACGTTATCCGTGCGGTGAAGCGGCCGGTAGTCGACGTAGATTATGGTTTCGTGGGCGACCTGCCTGCCGATGCGGTGCACGTGGAGTTGCTGCATCAGTTGCTGCAAGCCGGCCTCATGCCCGTATTCTGTGCTATTACGCACGATGGCCAGGGGCAACTGCTCAACACCAACGCCGACACTATTGCCAGCGCGCTGGCCCGCGCTTTGGCAGTGGCCTACGAGGTGGAGCTGCACTTCTGTTTCGAGAAAGATGGTGTGCTGCGTGACCTGAACGACGATGCTTCCGTCATTCCGCAAATCACCGCCGAGGAGTACCAGCAGTTCAAAGCTGCCGGCGTAATTGCCGCCGGCATGGTACCCAAGCTTGATAATGCGTTTGCGGCGCTAGAGGCCGGCGTGGAGCGGGTAGTGATAGAAAATGCGCTGCGCATCAACGAGCCGGTAAAAACTGTGCTATGCGTCTCCTAG
- the lpdA gene encoding dihydrolipoyl dehydrogenase, producing the protein MALQYDLVVIGSGPGGYVAAIRASQLGLKVGVVERESLGGICLNWGCIPTKALLKSAQVFEYLNHAGDYGLKAEGIGYDFGAVIQRSRGVADGMSKGINFLFKKNKIDVVSGTGKLLAAGKVEVTKPDGGKETVEAKHIILATGARSRELPALPIDGKKIIGYRQAMVLPELPKRLVVVGSGAIGVEFAYFYRTMGTEVTVVEYLPRIVPVEDEEVSRQMEKSFKKIGINVLTSAEVTKVDTSGEGCNVTIKTAKGDQQIACDVVLSAAGVVTNLENLGLEELGIKVEKGRVIVDDYYQTNVPGIYAIGDIVPGPALAHVASAEGIICVEKIAGHHPEPLNYQNIPGCTYASPEIASVGLTEAEAKKQGYDVLVGKFPFSASGKASAGGVKDGFVKVIFDKKYGEWLGAHMIGANVTEMIAEVVVARKLETTGHEIIKAVHPHPTMSEAVMEAAAAAYGEVIHL; encoded by the coding sequence ATGGCATTGCAATACGACCTGGTCGTTATCGGCAGCGGCCCCGGCGGCTACGTCGCGGCTATCCGGGCTTCGCAGCTGGGCTTGAAAGTAGGCGTGGTGGAGCGCGAGTCGCTCGGCGGCATCTGCCTCAACTGGGGCTGCATTCCCACCAAAGCCCTGCTCAAGAGCGCCCAGGTATTTGAGTACCTCAACCACGCCGGCGACTACGGTCTGAAGGCAGAGGGCATTGGCTACGATTTTGGCGCCGTAATTCAGCGCAGCCGCGGCGTGGCCGATGGCATGAGCAAGGGCATCAACTTCCTGTTCAAGAAAAACAAGATTGACGTGGTATCGGGCACCGGTAAACTGCTGGCTGCCGGTAAGGTAGAAGTGACCAAGCCCGACGGTGGTAAAGAAACCGTGGAGGCCAAGCACATCATCCTGGCTACCGGCGCCCGCTCGCGCGAGCTGCCCGCCCTACCCATCGACGGCAAGAAAATCATTGGCTACCGCCAGGCTATGGTGCTGCCCGAGCTGCCCAAGCGCCTTGTAGTTGTGGGCTCCGGCGCCATCGGCGTTGAGTTTGCCTACTTCTACCGCACCATGGGCACTGAGGTAACGGTAGTGGAATACCTGCCCCGCATCGTGCCCGTGGAGGACGAAGAAGTATCGCGGCAGATGGAGAAATCCTTCAAGAAAATCGGCATCAACGTGCTGACTTCGGCGGAGGTAACGAAGGTGGACACCAGCGGCGAAGGCTGCAACGTAACCATCAAAACCGCCAAAGGCGACCAGCAGATTGCCTGCGACGTGGTGCTGAGCGCCGCCGGCGTAGTTACTAACCTCGAAAACCTGGGCCTTGAAGAGCTGGGTATTAAGGTGGAGAAAGGCCGCGTTATCGTGGACGACTACTACCAGACCAACGTGCCCGGCATCTACGCCATCGGCGACATCGTACCCGGCCCGGCGCTGGCCCACGTTGCTTCAGCCGAAGGCATCATCTGCGTCGAGAAAATTGCCGGTCATCACCCCGAGCCGCTCAACTACCAGAACATTCCCGGCTGCACCTATGCCTCACCGGAAATTGCCTCGGTAGGCCTCACCGAAGCCGAAGCCAAAAAGCAGGGCTACGACGTGCTGGTGGGTAAATTTCCCTTCTCGGCCTCGGGCAAAGCCTCGGCTGGCGGCGTGAAAGACGGCTTCGTGAAGGTTATCTTCGACAAGAAGTACGGCGAGTGGCTGGGCGCCCACATGATTGGGGCCAACGTGACGGAAATGATTGCCGAAGTGGTGGTAGCCCGCAAGCTCGAAACCACCGGCCACGAAATCATTAAGGCTGTGCACCCGCACCCCACCATGAGCGAGGCCGTAATGGAAGCCGCCGCCGCCGCCTACGGCGAGGTAATTCACCTGTAA
- a CDS encoding NAD(P)/FAD-dependent oxidoreductase — protein MPDTDICILGAGPGGATAALHLAQAGHRCLLLDRATFPRDKVCGDALSGKVLSELRRIGEELPARLATEPIQLPSWGIDFYAPNGRRLAVPFKPNYNPATDRSAGHISKRLHFDNFLIEEVRRRPEIDFRENTEVARHEQLPDGRWRLLAPDGSEIATVRLLLVANGAQSSFARQVGGHALEPAHHCAGLRAYYRGVTGLHPDNFIELHFIPDFLPGYLWVFPLPNGEANVGVGMLTEAVSKKKVKLRERLDEILQTHPALKQRFATAERLGPVRGFGLPLGSRRRPLSGSGYLLLGDAGSLIDPFSGEGISHAMVSGRHAADWAGRAVAAQNFSPGFLQGYDQAVYNRLWQELRLSRVMQRLLGYPWLFNFVANRAANNPTLAETISNMFLDLDLRERLRQPGFYLKLLLGK, from the coding sequence ATGCCCGACACCGATATCTGCATTCTGGGCGCTGGCCCGGGCGGGGCCACAGCCGCCTTGCACCTGGCCCAGGCCGGCCACCGCTGCCTCTTGCTCGACCGCGCCACCTTCCCCCGCGACAAAGTGTGCGGCGATGCCCTCAGCGGTAAAGTGCTCAGTGAGTTGCGCCGCATTGGGGAGGAGTTACCCGCCCGCCTCGCCACCGAGCCCATTCAGCTGCCCAGCTGGGGTATTGATTTTTACGCGCCCAACGGCCGCCGCCTGGCCGTGCCCTTCAAGCCCAACTACAACCCCGCCACCGACCGCAGTGCCGGCCACATCAGCAAGCGCCTGCACTTCGATAACTTTCTGATTGAAGAAGTGCGCCGACGCCCGGAAATCGACTTCCGGGAAAACACCGAGGTAGCCCGCCACGAGCAGCTGCCCGATGGCCGCTGGCGCCTACTGGCTCCCGATGGCTCTGAAATAGCTACTGTCCGGCTGCTGTTGGTTGCTAACGGGGCTCAATCCAGCTTTGCCCGGCAGGTGGGCGGCCACGCGCTGGAGCCCGCTCACCACTGCGCCGGCCTGCGGGCCTACTACCGGGGCGTCACGGGTCTGCACCCCGATAACTTCATTGAGCTGCACTTTATCCCCGATTTTCTGCCCGGTTACCTCTGGGTGTTTCCGCTGCCCAACGGTGAGGCCAACGTGGGGGTAGGCATGCTCACGGAAGCGGTTTCCAAGAAGAAGGTAAAGCTGCGGGAGCGACTGGATGAAATTCTGCAAACCCACCCGGCCCTGAAGCAGCGGTTTGCCACCGCCGAGCGTCTGGGGCCGGTGCGCGGCTTTGGGCTGCCCCTGGGCTCCAGGCGCCGCCCGCTTTCCGGCAGCGGCTACCTGCTGCTCGGCGACGCGGGCTCCCTCATCGACCCGTTCTCGGGCGAAGGCATCAGCCACGCCATGGTATCGGGCCGCCACGCCGCCGACTGGGCCGGCCGGGCCGTGGCCGCGCAAAACTTTTCGCCCGGTTTTCTGCAAGGCTACGACCAGGCCGTGTACAACCGCCTCTGGCAGGAGCTGCGCCTGAGCCGGGTGATGCAGCGTCTGCTGGGCTACCCCTGGCTGTTCAACTTCGTGGCCAACCGCGCCGCCAACAACCCCACCCTGGCCGAAACCATCAGCAACATGTTCCTCGACCTAGACCTGCGCGAGCGGCTGCGCCAGCCTGGCTTCTACCTAAAGCTGCTGCTCGGGAAGTAG
- a CDS encoding TetR/AcrR family transcriptional regulator — MTNRKQHIAEVALQLFGDKGFENTSTQLIAKAAGVSEALIFKHFGSKDQLLEFVIRNGYKRIIEDNRGGLAEPDPLAFIHSVIELPFKLVQAEPHFWKLQYRLADSEMARQQHERFMKPVPSLLRQAFQKLGYADPDKETELLLLLVEALWKQEATKADAAGDQGMLDFIKGKYQAQ; from the coding sequence ATGACGAACCGCAAACAGCACATTGCAGAGGTAGCATTGCAGCTATTTGGGGACAAAGGCTTCGAGAATACTTCCACCCAGCTGATTGCTAAGGCCGCGGGAGTTTCAGAAGCACTTATTTTCAAGCATTTTGGCTCGAAAGACCAACTTCTGGAGTTTGTAATCCGCAACGGCTACAAGCGCATTATTGAAGACAACCGCGGTGGCCTGGCCGAGCCCGATCCGCTGGCTTTTATTCATAGTGTTATTGAGTTACCCTTTAAGCTGGTGCAGGCCGAACCGCACTTCTGGAAACTGCAGTACCGCCTCGCCGACTCCGAAATGGCCCGGCAGCAGCACGAGCGGTTTATGAAACCCGTGCCCTCCCTGCTGCGGCAGGCCTTTCAGAAACTGGGTTACGCCGACCCCGATAAGGAAACCGAGCTGCTGTTGCTGCTGGTAGAAGCGCTCTGGAAGCAGGAAGCTACCAAAGCCGACGCCGCGGGCGACCAGGGCATGCTCGATTTTATCAAGGGGAAGTACCAGGCGCAATAA
- a CDS encoding MFS transporter, giving the protein MKSKVVLLPLMLGGFGIGMTEFVMMGILPDIARAMRISIPDAGHFISAYALGVVVGAPLLVALTGKLPPRKILALLMVLFAVGNGLSLLASSYHLMLLTRFISGLPHGAFFGVGAVVAGRLAQPGKEAQAISIMFAGLTFANIIGVPIGTYLGHHFSWRIPFVLIVVVALLTVASVLRLMPNLAAKETNLRQEFHAFTKLEPWLIIGITVLGNGGFFAWFSYIVPLFTEVSGFGPNTVAFLMVLAGVGMALGNLLGGWLTDRISPLRATTLLLAAMTASLLLVPVAAPYQLPTVLMTMLTGALAFSTAAPIQMLMIRSAKGSEMLASSLSQSGFNTGNALGAYLGGLPIAAGLGYTSPDWVGAALVIGGILFCVTLVFRRRSQAAAPEPVVVVG; this is encoded by the coding sequence ATGAAATCGAAGGTTGTATTGCTACCCCTCATGTTGGGCGGGTTCGGTATTGGCATGACGGAGTTCGTCATGATGGGCATTCTGCCGGACATTGCCCGCGCTATGCGCATCAGCATTCCGGATGCCGGCCACTTCATCTCGGCCTACGCCCTTGGGGTAGTGGTGGGTGCTCCGCTGCTGGTGGCCCTCACCGGCAAGCTGCCACCGCGTAAGATTCTGGCCTTGCTGATGGTACTGTTTGCCGTGGGCAACGGCCTGTCATTGCTGGCTTCCTCATACCACCTGATGCTGCTGACGCGGTTTATTTCGGGGCTGCCGCACGGGGCGTTTTTCGGGGTAGGCGCCGTGGTGGCAGGGCGCCTGGCCCAGCCGGGCAAGGAGGCCCAGGCCATTTCCATCATGTTTGCGGGACTTACGTTTGCCAACATCATTGGGGTGCCCATTGGCACCTATCTGGGCCACCATTTCAGTTGGCGGATACCGTTTGTGCTTATTGTGGTGGTAGCCCTGCTGACGGTGGCGAGCGTGCTGCGGCTGATGCCCAACCTGGCCGCCAAGGAAACCAACCTGCGCCAGGAGTTTCACGCTTTCACTAAGCTGGAACCCTGGCTGATTATCGGGATAACCGTGCTGGGCAACGGAGGCTTTTTCGCGTGGTTTAGCTACATCGTGCCTTTGTTCACGGAGGTAAGCGGGTTCGGCCCCAACACGGTTGCCTTCCTGATGGTACTGGCCGGCGTGGGCATGGCCCTGGGCAACCTGCTCGGCGGCTGGCTCACCGACCGTATTTCGCCCCTGCGGGCCACTACCCTCCTGCTGGCCGCCATGACGGCCTCTCTACTCCTGGTACCCGTGGCCGCGCCCTACCAACTGCCCACGGTGCTGATGACCATGCTCACGGGGGCGCTGGCATTTTCCACGGCCGCTCCCATCCAGATGCTGATGATTCGCTCGGCCAAGGGCTCGGAAATGTTAGCTTCTTCGCTAAGCCAATCGGGCTTTAACACGGGCAATGCGCTGGGCGCTTACCTGGGCGGTCTGCCCATTGCCGCCGGCCTGGGTTACACCTCCCCCGACTGGGTAGGAGCCGCGCTGGTGATAGGCGGCATACTATTCTGCGTGACCCTGGTTTTCCGCCGGCGCAGTCAGGCCGCCGCGCCGGAGCCAGTAGTAGTGGTTGGGTAA
- a CDS encoding tetratricopeptide repeat protein: MKAPILSLFTSLALLSLTDCARSTTEVERPTSASRNAAREMAIARSADTAARAADGTATASVAPTPALPVEPAARKTNADYRTEIRVADAALKAKPRDFDALLTRAKAKSHLRDYREAVADYNAALRLKPTNAEAYYNRGLNRLKLKEYSAAISDFTKAVKYNPQDKEAYFGRGAAKMQLFNFKSAIPDFTKAISLDSDYADAYEYRGISYASINKPNEAKADLEKATLLNPEAEKSLRRYAGK, encoded by the coding sequence ATGAAAGCACCTATACTTTCGCTTTTCACTAGCCTGGCTTTACTTTCCTTGACCGACTGCGCCCGCAGTACTACGGAGGTGGAGCGCCCAACTTCGGCCTCGCGGAACGCAGCCCGGGAAATGGCTATTGCCCGCTCGGCCGACACGGCGGCCCGGGCCGCCGATGGCACGGCTACGGCCTCCGTGGCCCCTACCCCTGCCCTACCCGTTGAACCCGCCGCCCGCAAAACCAACGCCGACTACCGCACCGAAATCCGGGTGGCCGACGCGGCTTTGAAAGCCAAGCCCCGCGACTTTGATGCCCTGCTAACCCGGGCCAAAGCCAAAAGCCACCTGCGCGACTACCGCGAAGCCGTAGCCGACTATAATGCGGCCCTGCGCCTGAAGCCCACCAACGCGGAAGCCTACTACAACCGAGGCCTCAACCGTCTCAAGCTCAAGGAGTACAGCGCCGCCATTTCCGACTTTACCAAAGCCGTAAAGTATAACCCCCAGGATAAAGAAGCTTATTTTGGCCGGGGCGCCGCTAAAATGCAGCTGTTCAACTTCAAAAGCGCCATTCCGGACTTCACCAAAGCCATCAGCCTCGACTCTGACTACGCCGATGCCTACGAGTACCGGGGCATCAGCTACGCTTCCATCAACAAGCCCAACGAGGCCAAAGCCGACCTAGAAAAAGCCACTCTGCTCAACCCCGAGGCCGAAAAAAGCCTCCGCCGCTACGCGGGGAAGTAG
- a CDS encoding M20 family metallo-hydrolase, whose translation MRLLEEKLARLAIILLKDLIQIPSFSREEARTAAAISSFLRHNGVQPQRDANNVWAVSKHFDLAKPTILLNSHHDTVKPGATWSYDPFGGVVEGDKLIGLGSNDAGASAVSLLATFLYFEHQQTPPPFNLICAITAEEEISGANGIRRLLPLLPPIDLGIVGEPTQMDLAVAEKGLVVLDCVAHGRTGHAAREEGENALYKAVADILWFEQFRFPEVSELLGPVKMTVTQIQAGSQHNVVPDRCSFVVDVRTNELYSNQEVVELVRRHVTSDVTPRSTHLNSSRIALEHPLVQRGVALGRRTFGSATLSDQSMMPFTTVKIGPGDSARSHTPDEYILLSEIRAGVQGYVALLDGLRL comes from the coding sequence ATGCGTCTCCTAGAAGAAAAGCTGGCCCGGCTGGCTATCATTTTGCTTAAAGACTTAATTCAGATTCCTTCTTTCTCTCGGGAGGAAGCTAGAACTGCTGCTGCTATCAGTTCTTTTTTGCGGCATAACGGCGTGCAGCCCCAGCGCGACGCGAACAACGTGTGGGCTGTATCCAAGCACTTTGATCTGGCCAAACCTACCATCCTGCTCAACTCCCACCACGATACCGTCAAGCCCGGTGCTACTTGGTCCTATGACCCATTTGGCGGGGTAGTGGAAGGCGACAAGCTCATAGGGCTGGGCAGCAACGATGCAGGCGCTTCGGCAGTGAGCCTGCTGGCTACGTTCCTGTACTTCGAACACCAGCAGACCCCGCCGCCCTTCAACCTCATCTGCGCCATTACGGCCGAAGAGGAAATTTCGGGCGCCAACGGCATCCGGCGGCTGCTGCCCCTCCTACCCCCTATTGACCTGGGAATCGTGGGCGAGCCCACCCAAATGGATTTGGCCGTAGCCGAAAAAGGCCTGGTGGTGCTAGATTGTGTAGCGCACGGCCGGACCGGCCACGCGGCCCGCGAGGAAGGCGAAAATGCCCTCTACAAAGCCGTAGCCGACATTCTCTGGTTTGAGCAGTTCCGCTTTCCGGAGGTGTCGGAGTTGCTGGGACCAGTGAAAATGACCGTGACGCAGATTCAGGCCGGCTCCCAGCACAACGTGGTGCCCGACCGCTGCAGCTTTGTGGTGGATGTGCGCACCAATGAGCTGTACTCTAACCAGGAGGTAGTGGAGCTGGTGCGTCGGCACGTTACTTCCGATGTTACGCCGCGCTCCACTCACCTGAACTCCTCCCGCATTGCCCTGGAGCACCCGCTGGTGCAGCGAGGGGTAGCGCTGGGCCGCCGCACCTTTGGCTCGGCCACCCTCTCCGACCAAAGCATGATGCCGTTTACCACCGTCAAGATAGGCCCCGGCGACTCGGCCCGCTCGCACACACCCGACGAGTACATTCTGCTCAGTGAAATCCGAGCGGGGGTGCAGGGCTACGTAGCTTTGCTCGACGGGCTGCGGCTGTAG
- the argH gene encoding argininosuccinate lyase produces the protein MKIWDKGIAVDKKIEQFTVGRDRELDMYLARFDVQASGAQANMLAKAGLISEEENRQLQQGLTELAAQLEAGTFTIEADFEDVHSKIEFYLTEKFGDAGKKIHTARSRNDQVLTAIQLFLKDYTKRAATKTLGLVEVLLQKAEAHKQDLMPGYTHFQAAMPSSFGLWFSAYAEHLLLDLALFEAAHTVADQNPLGSGAGFGSSFPIDRLQTTQEMGFGQLAVSSVGAQMLRGKTEKTLAFALAGMAATLAKMAYDLVLYNSQDLAFVELPAAFTTGSSIMPHKKNPDVFELIRARCNALQALPNTLMLATSNLPSGYHRDFQILKELLFEPMTQFLDILDIVLFALPQLRIKPQLLSQPKYDAVFSVENINQLIQSGTPFRTAYKEVGQAVENGSYQPHREFQTTHLGSVHNLGLAEIQAKVARFRAGSALVAE, from the coding sequence ATGAAAATCTGGGATAAAGGCATTGCCGTCGATAAGAAAATAGAACAGTTTACGGTGGGCCGCGACCGGGAGCTGGATATGTACCTCGCGCGCTTCGATGTGCAGGCGTCCGGGGCTCAGGCCAACATGCTGGCCAAGGCCGGGCTGATTTCCGAAGAGGAAAACAGGCAGCTGCAGCAGGGCCTCACCGAGCTGGCCGCCCAGCTGGAGGCCGGGACCTTTACCATTGAGGCTGATTTCGAGGACGTGCACTCGAAAATTGAGTTCTACCTCACTGAAAAGTTCGGCGACGCGGGCAAGAAAATCCATACCGCCCGCTCCCGCAACGACCAGGTTCTGACGGCTATTCAGCTGTTTCTGAAGGATTATACCAAACGCGCCGCTACCAAAACGCTGGGGCTGGTGGAAGTGCTGCTGCAGAAAGCCGAGGCCCATAAGCAGGACCTGATGCCCGGCTACACCCATTTTCAGGCCGCTATGCCCAGCTCCTTTGGCCTCTGGTTTTCGGCTTATGCCGAGCACCTGCTTCTGGACCTGGCGTTGTTTGAAGCGGCCCACACCGTAGCCGACCAGAACCCCCTGGGCTCGGGTGCCGGCTTCGGCTCGTCTTTCCCCATCGACCGGCTGCAGACCACACAGGAAATGGGTTTTGGCCAGTTGGCCGTGAGCAGCGTGGGTGCCCAGATGCTGCGGGGTAAAACGGAAAAAACCCTGGCTTTTGCCCTGGCCGGTATGGCTGCTACCCTGGCCAAAATGGCCTATGACCTGGTACTTTATAACTCCCAGGATTTGGCGTTTGTGGAGCTGCCAGCCGCGTTTACTACTGGCTCCAGCATCATGCCCCACAAGAAAAACCCCGATGTATTCGAGCTGATTCGAGCCCGCTGCAATGCCCTACAGGCCCTACCGAATACACTCATGCTGGCAACCAGCAACCTGCCCAGTGGCTACCACCGTGACTTCCAGATTCTTAAGGAGCTGCTTTTCGAGCCAATGACCCAGTTTCTGGATATCCTCGATATCGTGCTGTTTGCCCTTCCCCAGTTACGCATCAAGCCCCAGCTGCTCAGCCAGCCGAAGTATGACGCGGTGTTCTCGGTAGAAAATATCAACCAGCTTATTCAAAGCGGCACTCCTTTCCGCACGGCTTATAAAGAGGTAGGACAGGCCGTAGAAAATGGTAGCTACCAGCCGCACCGGGAGTTCCAGACTACCCACCTGGGCAGCGTGCACAACCTGGGCCTAGCCGAAATTCAAGCCAAGGTTGCGCGTTTCCGGGCAGGTAGTGCCTTAGTGGCAGAGTAA
- the fabG gene encoding 3-oxoacyl-[acyl-carrier-protein] reductase, with protein MTKQLDGKVALITGASKGIGRAIAVYFAQQGAQVAFTYLSSVEKGQQLEQELSAFGTKVKGFRSDASIYAEAEKLVDEVVAEFGKLDILVNNAGITQDGLLMRMSEQQWDQVLAVNLKSVFNLTKAATKPMMRARTGSIINMTSVVGIKGNAGQANYAASKAGIIGFTKSVALELGSRNIRCNAIAPGFIETEMTDALDQKQVDEWRKAIPLRRGGSPEDVAKATAFLASEESAYITGQVLQVDGGMLT; from the coding sequence ATGACGAAACAGCTTGACGGAAAAGTGGCCCTCATTACGGGTGCTTCCAAAGGAATTGGCCGCGCTATTGCGGTGTATTTCGCCCAGCAGGGCGCGCAGGTGGCCTTCACTTACCTCTCCAGCGTGGAGAAAGGCCAGCAGCTAGAGCAGGAGCTTTCCGCTTTCGGCACCAAGGTGAAGGGCTTCCGCTCCGACGCTTCTATCTACGCCGAGGCGGAAAAGCTGGTGGATGAGGTGGTAGCCGAGTTTGGCAAGCTGGATATTCTGGTCAACAACGCCGGCATCACCCAGGATGGCCTGCTCATGCGCATGAGCGAGCAGCAGTGGGACCAGGTATTGGCCGTGAACCTGAAATCAGTATTCAACCTGACCAAAGCCGCTACCAAGCCTATGATGCGCGCCAGAACCGGCAGCATCATCAACATGACCTCGGTAGTGGGCATTAAGGGCAACGCCGGCCAAGCCAACTACGCGGCTTCCAAGGCCGGCATTATCGGCTTCACGAAGTCGGTGGCCCTGGAGCTGGGCTCGCGCAACATCCGCTGCAACGCCATTGCCCCCGGCTTCATCGAAACAGAAATGACCGACGCCCTCGACCAGAAGCAGGTAGATGAGTGGCGCAAGGCCATTCCGCTGCGGCGCGGCGGCTCGCCCGAGGATGTGGCCAAAGCCACTGCCTTCCTGGCCTCCGAAGAATCGGCCTACATTACTGGCCAAGTGCTGCAGGTTGATGGCGGCATGCTGACCTAG
- a CDS encoding YiiX family permuted papain-like enzyme, with amino-acid sequence MKLKILLPLLLLLTVSLVAYPRLHRRLVRYQRQQTASKAAEQISGRLRNGDLIFHTSQSAQSRAIQLATRSPYSHCGILFKKNGEWRVFEAVQPVSETSLAAWVARGKNGQFVVKRLRDAETVLTPAALQRLQNAGEQYRGRNYDLYFGWSDERIYCSELLWKMYRQATGREIGKLQTLREFDLSHPAVQAKLQERYGKHIPLDEKVISPVRMLETKELVTVR; translated from the coding sequence ATGAAGCTCAAGATTTTGTTGCCGCTGCTGTTGCTACTTACTGTTTCGCTGGTGGCCTACCCTCGTTTGCACCGCCGACTCGTGCGCTATCAGCGGCAGCAGACTGCCTCCAAAGCTGCTGAGCAGATTTCTGGCCGCCTGCGCAACGGCGACCTGATCTTTCACACCTCCCAGTCGGCGCAAAGCCGGGCTATTCAGCTGGCCACCCGCTCGCCGTACAGCCACTGCGGCATTCTGTTCAAAAAAAATGGCGAGTGGCGCGTGTTCGAGGCCGTGCAGCCGGTCAGCGAAACGTCGTTGGCAGCTTGGGTGGCGCGCGGCAAAAACGGGCAATTTGTGGTTAAGCGCCTGCGCGATGCAGAAACCGTTCTGACACCCGCAGCCCTTCAGCGTCTGCAAAACGCCGGCGAACAGTACCGCGGCCGCAACTACGACCTTTACTTCGGCTGGTCCGATGAACGAATTTACTGCTCAGAGCTGCTCTGGAAGATGTACCGCCAGGCCACCGGCCGCGAAATTGGCAAGCTCCAGACCCTGCGCGAGTTCGACCTGAGCCACCCGGCCGTGCAGGCCAAGCTGCAGGAGCGCTACGGCAAACACATTCCGCTGGACGAAAAAGTTATTTCGCCGGTCCGGATGCTGGAAACCAAGGAGTTGGTGACGGTGCGGTAG